One stretch of Diorhabda carinulata isolate Delta chromosome 5, icDioCari1.1, whole genome shotgun sequence DNA includes these proteins:
- the LOC130894090 gene encoding uncharacterized protein LOC130894090 gives MSSNLEVDSFEEAKKLVRDLRQKTRAQAQQIMAWRKAFKMQEIMISRIEREKNDQLKVLSSKLLLFESRLIRKQKDISTMLNIRETIIQRQQKMIETLSNRLQDNGLEVPAQSEITELEFAFPDLDSLNDSDSAVVMEDLDCDHPYQVPKFRNMDGVTVMRSISDAIDPNLKYSSTRRTNSFLRRPEILETVYSVEEDADNDQENKLDANKRRESFANRGKSNCNIESQIIQDKSLEDKRIVDESSSFEETLSNNISWSYMNEKPVETTEDNSKNQVKKYNRVMSNHRSVTKPKDVKYKRINKAKSKSLEELRGKLKNWVEQGTKISSYSLEHSQSYA, from the exons ATGTCAAGTAATTTAGAGGTGGACAGTTTTGAGGAAGCTAAAAAGCTCGTGCGAGATTTAAGGCAGAAAACAAGAGCTCAAGCTCAACAAATTATGGCATGGAGGAAAGCCTTTAAAATGCAA GAAATTATGATATCTCGCATAGAACGTGAAAAAAATGACCAATTAAAAGTATTGAGTTCAAAACTTCTCCTTTTTGAGTCAAGACTGATCAGAAAACAAAAAGACATATCAACGATGTTAAACATCAG AGAAACAATCATACAGCGCCAACAAAAAATGATCGAAACGTTATCAAATCGTTTACAGGACAATGGTCTAGAGGTACCCGCTCAATCGGAAATTACAGAATTAGAATTCGCTTTTCCCGATTTAGATTCTCTTAATGATTCTGACAGTGCCGTCGTGATGGAGGACCTCGATTGCGATCACCCTTACCAAGTACCCAAGTTTAGAAACATGGACGGAGTTACAGTTATGCG ATCAATATCAGACGCAATAGATCCAAATTTGAAGTATTCTTCTACAAGACGCACCAACAGTTTCTTACGTCGTCCAGAGATACTAGAAACTGTTTACAGTGTCGAAGAGGATGCCGATAACGATCAAGAAAATAAACTCGACGCGAATAAACGAAGGGAATCGTTCGCTAATAGAGGCAAATCAAATTGCAACATCGAAAGTCAAATTATACAGGATAAATCGTTGGAGGATAAAAGGATAGTTGATGAAAGTAGTTCATTTGAAGAAACTTTGTCCAATAATATTTCTTGGTCGTATATGAACGAGAAACCAGTCGAGACAACAGaagataattcaaaaaatcag gtGAAGAAGTACAACCGAGTGATGTCCAATCACAGATCAGTAACGAAACCGAAAGATGTTAAGTACAAAAGGATAAATAAAGCCAAGTCAAAAAGTCTGGAGGAATTAAGaggaaaattgaagaattgGGTCGAACAAGGAACTAAAATATCGAGTTACAGTTTGGAACACAGTCAAAGTTACGCCTAA
- the LOC130893836 gene encoding borealin isoform X2, which yields MPRTKINTKKTNKKLEEEGINKQLLLSNLVEIQSELVNEYKMKARLIIEENCAQSFTHFAPMLHRKVSDVLENGLSSTSTLPSLNLTSKKDILSQTKSVKKNNKPVKRSSSLVDEVGRTSTRQSRSKAKKNEEKRTRKTRSLSRTNQSKNNFITPANKKNLPSTYGLVTPKCKPNMPQVLLRRPKTGEVALSFQGSPLMTAPVVTDELANINIPLNDGTLLSLRAQEGLRLSQIPQFDKTILKQLDTLGQNISLVLKAAKQLK from the exons ATGCCACGGACAAaaattaataccaaaaaaacaaataaaaaactggAAGAAGAAGGAATAAATAAACAACTATTGCTATCTAATTTAGTTGAAATAC aatcagAATTGGTAAATGAGTATAAGATGAAGGCGAGGTTaattatagaagaaaattgTGCGCAGTCCTTTACCCACTTTGCTCCAATGTTGCACAGAAAAGTATCTGATGTG TTAGAAAATGGTCTCTCCTCAACTAGTACCCTACCGAGTTTGAATTTAACCAGTAAAAAAGACATTTTAAGCCAAACCAAGAGcgttaaaaaaaacaataagccAGTTAAGAGAAGTTCCTCACTTGTGGACGAAG TTGGTAGGACTTCAACGCGCCAGTCGCGAtcaaaagcaaagaaaaacgaagaaaaacgTACCAGGAAGACAAGATCGTTATCACGAACCAACCagagtaaaaataatttcataacaccagctaataaaaaaaatttacccaGTACATACGGATTAGTTACGCCCAAG tgcAAACCCAACATGCCTCAAGTACTCCTCAGGCGTCCGAAAACCGGTGAAGTGGCTTTATCGTTTCAAGGAAGTCCCCTGATGACTGCGCCAGTAGTAACCGATGAATTGGCCAACATTAATATACCCCTTAACGATGGTACTTTATTGAGTTTAAGAGCCCAAGAAGGTTTGAGATTGTCTCAAATACCTCAATTCGATAAAACCATTTTAAAACAACTGGACACTTTGGGTCAAAACATTTCTTTAGTACTGAAAGCGGctaaacaactaaaataa
- the LOC130893836 gene encoding uncharacterized protein LOC130893836 isoform X1 → MPRTKINTKKTNKKLEEEGINKQLLLSNLVEIQSELVNEYKMKARLIIEENCAQSFTHFAPMLHRKVSDVLENGLSSTSTLPSLNLTSKKDILSQTKSVKKNNKPVKRSSSLVDEGYLTTESSNSVGRTSTRQSRSKAKKNEEKRTRKTRSLSRTNQSKNNFITPANKKNLPSTYGLVTPKCKPNMPQVLLRRPKTGEVALSFQGSPLMTAPVVTDELANINIPLNDGTLLSLRAQEGLRLSQIPQFDKTILKQLDTLGQNISLVLKAAKQLK, encoded by the exons ATGCCACGGACAAaaattaataccaaaaaaacaaataaaaaactggAAGAAGAAGGAATAAATAAACAACTATTGCTATCTAATTTAGTTGAAATAC aatcagAATTGGTAAATGAGTATAAGATGAAGGCGAGGTTaattatagaagaaaattgTGCGCAGTCCTTTACCCACTTTGCTCCAATGTTGCACAGAAAAGTATCTGATGTG TTAGAAAATGGTCTCTCCTCAACTAGTACCCTACCGAGTTTGAATTTAACCAGTAAAAAAGACATTTTAAGCCAAACCAAGAGcgttaaaaaaaacaataagccAGTTAAGAGAAGTTCCTCACTTGTGGACGAAG GCTACTTAACAACAGAGAGTTCAAATTCAGTTGGTAGGACTTCAACGCGCCAGTCGCGAtcaaaagcaaagaaaaacgaagaaaaacgTACCAGGAAGACAAGATCGTTATCACGAACCAACCagagtaaaaataatttcataacaccagctaataaaaaaaatttacccaGTACATACGGATTAGTTACGCCCAAG tgcAAACCCAACATGCCTCAAGTACTCCTCAGGCGTCCGAAAACCGGTGAAGTGGCTTTATCGTTTCAAGGAAGTCCCCTGATGACTGCGCCAGTAGTAACCGATGAATTGGCCAACATTAATATACCCCTTAACGATGGTACTTTATTGAGTTTAAGAGCCCAAGAAGGTTTGAGATTGTCTCAAATACCTCAATTCGATAAAACCATTTTAAAACAACTGGACACTTTGGGTCAAAACATTTCTTTAGTACTGAAAGCGGctaaacaactaaaataa